AGAAAAAGAGATATCGCGTGCGAAGCCCACCAGACAACACAGTGAAAGCAGCAGTCATTTACAAACGAGTTGAAGTagttttattgtgaaaaaaagacCCCCAAATACTagccaacacaaacacaaaagtgaCCTCAGGCCTTAGGAACACAGATCTGTCTCCtgagagtcagtgtgtgtgtttaggctAGACTTTAAACTATAAAACAGTGGATTTTGTCAGACTTGTTTAGTACAGATGTCCTGGATTTGTTACACATTCACAAAAACACTAGATATCGTTTGACTCTTGTGTCTACTTTTGTTGCTTTAGTATTATAGTTTGCTGTACAGtaagacgtgtgtgtgtgtgtgtgtatgcatgtatgtgtgtgttatttgtaGACACCAACAGAAGCAATTGTCCTTCAAATTAcatttgggtttgtttttttttctgtggtcaTATGTGTGTCATTATCGGTTTAGcttttttgaaacaaataaacagtctTGACTGAATAAATCAATCCCTGGGAAGAACATTGGTGCATTTGTGATCCGAAtgtgaaataatacatttctttatctttttctgTTGCTTATTTCTCTTCCAGAAActaatggaaaaaagaaaggagagcGGAAAAAAGGTAATTTCCTCATTCGCACTTTTCAGGGCTTTTATGTATCAGTTTATGACATATCCTTGCATTCGTCTTTAGGCAAGAAAGGACCCCCTGGCGCTCCTGGACCTCCAGGCCCACCTGGTCCACAAGGTCCACCTGGAATACCAGGGATCCCCGGAATCCCAGGCAGTAATGCGATGGGTCCCTCTGGCCCTCCCGGACCTCCCGGACCTGCAGGACCACCTGGACCACAAGGTCCACCTGGACCACAGGGACCTTCAGGTTAATACAGACACTTGCCTCTATATGCAGTCAAAACAAACTGATAGTTTCAAGTCAACATGAATCAAAACGGACAAtcccatttttaaatgtatgtgttcTCAGTATcctaaattaaaaatcaaatcttCACCTATGCAGCAACATCTTATCTCTGACAGCAAATGGTCTCAATATAAGGTCCTGtcctactctttttttttgcgtaTTTGAGAAGCCGCTTCACTCTGAAAAGAAAGGGAGGAAAAAtgatttagatattttggcaATGTTAAAGGCCTACTCACTtttaaatttagtcatttagcagatgctatTATGCAAAGTGACATCAAGAACAATGCAACACACAATTACAAAATCGACTGAAACATTGCTTCATTGTTGTGCAATCCAGTggaattctttttttatgtgtgtggcGAATAGATCATAAGCGGAtaataaaagcaacaaattTCTTTCCCTCGTGTGTCAACAGGTGGTGCAGATAAAGCCAGACACAGAGAGACGCAGGTATGCACCATCTCCTGATCTCATTTCTCCATATTATGTTCTCTCTCACTAGAGGATGTTTCATGTGTAGATCAGACACGTTGTGAACGTGCTGAGGAGTCTATGCATCAAGAGTACAGAGAAAATgtttcgttgttgttttttaatttgctaattTAAATATGATGTTTCTGTAGCCAGCCGTGGTGCATCTTCAAGGTCAGGAAACTACTATCCAGGTGAAAGAAGGTAAGAGTTAAATAATGATCTCCCACATATGCTTCATAATGCTTATTGATATTGTGTGTTggaatgattttaatttgtttaagcTTGTATGAAGGGCTCAAATATAAGGGTGACCCACTGgctgttgtaaataaataaataaaaatgtacatttaatgaagaaaaaatgcaCTGCCGTTTTCATTGAGAAATTAAGACTTCGGGTAAACAAAGACACAATCATTTGATCaagaaaagacattttagaGTAAAGACgtttctaataaatgctgttatttatatGCAACACATAATCCTgaaaacatactaaatattaagcagcacagttATTATTCAGTGtggataataataaagaaatatttctttagtgTCTAAAGACtagcgacactgaagactggagaaatggatgctgaaaattacattttgcatcacaggaataaattacattttaatttcaaattaaaaaaaaaaacattctaatgTTATTAATCAGTTAGCgattttaatgtgtgtataataacatgtttttaaataataaatgattagtaagaaatgtatcatttattgTTAGGGTCAGTGACAATTTTAAGACAAGTAGAAATCTGAGCAAACCTTATAATTGAGCcctggtgtgtttgtgtgtttgtgtcgcTGCTGTCATAACAGATGATTGAGTATTTACTGGtgtctgtttgtgagatttGTCAGAAGGTGTGCTGAAAAATTGGAGAATGATCTCAATCCACCAGAGAGTGTTTAAAATGCACTCGCGCTCCGGAGAGCTGGAAGTCTTACTTGACggaacatattttatatatagtcaGGTAGAAGTGAGTACAGTCCCTGGACTAACTCTACTGcttatacacatacaaatacagTCTATATtgcattcaaatacaaaaatacatatttttcccGTGATTAGTAACCATATTCGAATTGGCTTTCTTTGTGTGTCTGCGTGTCCAACAGGTATATTACCTGAACTTCACGGACATAGCGAGTTATGAGGTGATGGTGGATAAGACTCCATTCTTGCGCTGCACGCGAAGCATCGAGACGGGCCAGCGCAAGTTCAACACCTGCTACACCGCCGGAGTGTGTTTGCTGCGAGCCCGCCAGAGGATCTCCATCCGCATGGTGTACGAGGACACCTCCATCTCCATGAGCAACCACACCACCTTCCTCGGCAGCATCCGTCTAGGGGACGCTCCGGCCGCCGGACACACCTGAGCCCATCGGCGCGCGGGTCGACCcgatcagacacacacaacacGCTGATGAGCTCACAGACCACACCCACTGAACTCAACTGAGCCAGTACGTCTCGTTAGCACCGCCCCCCAAGGACACAGAGCCAACCATTTATGAACGACCGGGCTCATCTGCATATCTGCCGAGATGTCAGGCACATGTGACTATGTAGCATCACCGACACTGACCAAAACATCCGATTCTTTCTGAGCACTGAAACAGCCTTCGTCATTCCTCAAACACCAACAACGCAACATTGGCTTTCTAGTGAATAACCAAGATGCATTGTGTATCAGCCATTCTAGCAGCTTTCACCTAGCGACTGGATGAGctcagctgtgtgtgtatgtggtaTCCGGCACACGTAGCACAGGGAGGAAGTGTACCTGCAGTGACTGCAGAGACTGGAACTGTGAACGGAGTAATATACTCTATTCATTCAATGCCCGCTCAATCCATAAAAGACACACACTTCGGTAGATTAAACAGCAGATAAATAGTGAACTTGTGTACTTTTCTATTAAGCACTGATTATGGCAATGTATACAACAGAATATCTATGTTCAGTTATCACTAAACCTTTACAAATGCAGTCAAGATAGCCATTTTTAATATGAAGTCATGCAATTctgaaaatgtacagttttatgGTTCTTTGCTCTTGATCTGTAATTACCTGTGGGGGAAAAACTGTGAGGTGGCAGTAGTTCAGGCACTGAAATTGATGATAATCCACAATGGTCTTCCAGTATCCTAGTCTTTAACATCATCCTGAATATGCGATGCAATACCATATGCCTCCTGTAGGGGACAGCAGTGCTCCTCTTTAGAAAATGAAGTACTGAGTCTGGCTATGTTTGGAGTAGAATACTGTCGTACTTCGTTTACTTTTgcatcctatatatatatataaatataataatttatataaataatttgacagcatatatatatatatatatatatatatatatatatatatatatatatatatatatgctgtcaaattatttatgtgtgtactgtgtatatttagtgtgtgtgtgtgtgtgtgtgtgtatatatgtatatatgcatgcatgtatatatttcataaaacattaatatttgtataattaatgaatatattgattatatacatacttaaacattttaaaatatgtactgtatgagtgtgcacttatatatatatatatacataataaatatacacagtacacatattatgtaaacaaaaacttattctGAATACGATTCATCTTTTGACTGCACATGCACATATGTctgtgcattaaaatgattgaagttacagtaaagatatttgtattgttccggaagatttatatttcaaatgttgttcttttgttttcttagcAGCATATATGCTGAATACTGTAGCCCACCATACAAAATATatcctctttgtttttttttaactgataaCTGAATTGTTCAGGCAACCTGAACTAGAGTACTGAAACACATGTTTCATAATCTATTCTGTTGCATATACTGGTTGTAAAAACAAGGCGGTATTCAGTATATACTGCACAGTATACAGTAAGCAATAAGTTAGTATTCAATTCCAAACATATGAGCCTGTCTCACTCCAACACATACTGCTAAAAAATCACAGTGTCATGAATCAGCCCTTGAGACTTCTCCAGCGCCCGAGTGACAGCTCAGGATTGTGGATCTGAATGGGTTGTagagaaaaactgaattatGTGAGCGTAGTTTAGTTAATAGGAATCAGATCCTCACAGTGAGAACAAACTGCTTTATTGTGTGTTCAAAGGTCTTGGAATAAAAAGAAGCATGGGAATTATCTGGAACCTTCTGAAAAGAGCTGGTAATCTGCCCTCAGGTTTCCTCTGCGTGTTCCCTGTCTCCACATGGAAATGTAAAACCAGGAGAGCCTGAATGTGATAGTGTTCTGATAGAGTTGTTCTTTATATCccccttttttctttcctcaaaCATCACATCCGACCGACAgcctgttttagtttttgtttctggtgtgtgtgtgtgtgtgtgtgtgtgtg
This genomic interval from Puntigrus tetrazona isolate hp1 chromosome 5, ASM1883169v1, whole genome shotgun sequence contains the following:
- the eda gene encoding ectodysplasin-A isoform X1 — protein: MLTDLHAAMVPKREPAKLEERERTQAACECQSQCNNCKIFLSLFILSLSLHLVTLFCYLDLRSELKREISQKNKDEVSLTGPVPHYEAAPPVLRLPDTDHPTIEDQSRWRDEHTRGLERVIHRTKRSETNGKKKGERKKGKKGPPGAPGPPGPPGPQGPPGIPGIPGIPGSNAMGPSGPPGPPGPAGPPGPQGPPGPQGPSGGADKARHRETQPAVVHLQGQETTIQVKEDLSEGVLKNWRMISIHQRVFKMHSRSGELEVLLDGTYFIYSQVEVYYLNFTDIASYEVMVDKTPFLRCTRSIETGQRKFNTCYTAGVCLLRARQRISIRMVYEDTSISMSNHTTFLGSIRLGDAPAAGHT
- the eda gene encoding ectodysplasin-A isoform X2, with product MLTDLHAAMVPKREPAKLEERERTQAACECQSQCNNCKIFLSLFILSLSLHLVTLFCYLDLRSELKREISQKNKDEVSLTGPVPHYEAAPPVLRLPDTDHPTIEDQSRWRDEHTRGLERVIHRTKRSETNGKKKGERKKGKKGPPGAPGPPGPPGPQGPPGIPGIPGIPGSNAMGPSGPPGPPGPAGPPGPQGPPGPQGPSGGADKARHRETQPAVVHLQGQETTIQVKEDLSEGVLKNWRMISIHQRVFKMHSRSGELEVLLDGTYFIYSQVYYLNFTDIASYEVMVDKTPFLRCTRSIETGQRKFNTCYTAGVCLLRARQRISIRMVYEDTSISMSNHTTFLGSIRLGDAPAAGHT
- the eda gene encoding ectodysplasin-A isoform X3, with protein sequence MLTDLHAAMVPKREPAKLEERERTQAACECQSQCNNCKIFLSLFILSLSLHLVTLFCYLDLRSELKREISQKNKDEVSLTGPVPHYEAAPPVLRLPDTDHPTIEDQSRWRDEHTRGLERVIHRTKRSETNGKKKGERKKGKKGPPGAPGPPGPPGPQGPPGIPGIPGIPGSNAMGPSGPPGPPGPAGPPGPQGPPGPQGPSGGADKARHRETQPAVVHLQGQETTIQVKEEGVLKNWRMISIHQRVFKMHSRSGELEVLLDGTYFIYSQVEVYYLNFTDIASYEVMVDKTPFLRCTRSIETGQRKFNTCYTAGVCLLRARQRISIRMVYEDTSISMSNHTTFLGSIRLGDAPAAGHT